gccagcttcggccgcgtcttaaaccgttcttgccgaaatagccttagagtatctttcagttgtcgaaaggctgtttttgtaaaagaacggacaagtttgtaaagtgtcataaaataatcctctccggcctcaaaattcatgtggaatttggaagggccacgtttgcaaaaataaccgttcggttgcatttgtcaaacggagaaaggaagttggccgtttgttttggggtttgtaaatcttttaatcagaatatgtgggttgtttgattttccagtttgtaggtcatcttcaaacctttgaaacccagttgttataatatgaaaattgaaaaaaaatgtttagtattgtttatcttttagtggtccgaactacgcaaggtctgattcatgcggggtcatgatacgtaggcaatctccataagattcgaccacaacaaaaaaatgaaaaaaaatgaaaaaaaaatgaaaaaatgatgaaaaaaaatgaaaaaaaaatgaaaaatcggaaaaaaaagaaaagaaaaaataatgttgtcaataatgaggaccgactgagtccattctaacctgttcttttttaaatcacaaagaaagataaggtggttggtttgtggtaagccggaaatacgaGATCCAAaaacacactttgcggggatcaggcctgatgacagaagcactcgaatcctattggggaattgttgactaaggttgatgatattgaagttggcaatggccTGGGcgatactgatgcgaagctcagtggctaagatgccaattttgataaagtgggagggcgctccgttccttggttagcaagagagaagcatgtggtggcttattttgttgtcatttctgttgttcggattattaggattgtaattcggatattgtcttgtgtcaaactgttttatctttccgttttgtcatagcggtttgtttaagtttgtccaggttgttttaggattttattctggtttgtttttgtttgtcttgttattcaaaccattccaccggtagtctaaagcaaatccggtcttttattatttccagtcatctttttgatTGATCCTTTTATCATTGTGTTCAGcgtcgattctagtgacatgacatttacgcacagttgggcctaatcttaaaagttaatcataaatccccgaaaaataaggacggtttgagaatattcggagctcgagtcatgtggaactagggcaagtaaagaacaaagaaaaccgtttaaaagcaagattcgccaaataggcatgagggtcgttcatgataataagagtgagagtgtcgcccaacggtgctttagaaatgacaactgaaaagcaaatgttgaatataattgtcaagtccagcaccatcagaagagactataaatctatgttcaattgtgttgttttcacttggcatgttttaaaggctggaatgacgaaggcattttgttctgctacctaaacactttatcctttgttaccctttttgagccttatttgtttttctttcgtacccctcgttcggaatcaatagcaacgactaggaaatacgagcttggaaggtaaaaaaagaaaagaaaaagaaaaaaaaatcaacaaaaaacgaaaaaaaaaagagaagaaaaatgataacaaagaaaaaaataaagtcaaatgaaaaaagaggaattgggaactacgtttgacctgattcctcaaagaggatacgtaggcgcttcacggctcggtcatagttttgaaaaaatgaaaaaataatcaattaaaatatccccaagcaagaaactggggcaaaggttgcgtttgttgtaaataaatctagttccgaaggttgtaattaataacccaaaatcgatgcattttttagcctttaataccctttctttctagccctatccaaaacccacattacggtccaaagaaagaccttctgatcagtcttcaaaagatgccaagtcagacaaatgagagtcttaccggtgaacataatactctgttccacagcagaaaggactctaagccccagcagaaagagtcatgccggcaacacgccaaatccccagctggaaagtgatacaaatgagagagtcttatcggtgaaaatctttacggacaccataaggcgatgaaagctgagagaaaaaccaaaatgagagaggcttgatagtgaaaacccttcgggcactacaagtcgaataagatgagatctgactagtacatccaagtggtatagtcagcaaggaacaagcgcgaggccagtgtcaaaaaagatatccccagcaaaagggaattgacaaaaggattgacgagtgtcaagagggatatccttgccaaaaccaaggttataaacctcaaggccaaggcccgtgaacaaagcaaggaaagcagtgagcatgatttggggaaattcatacgagactaaaggtcggggaaatggcagtttccgaactatgccacaaaagaagagggatatccccagcagaaagggattatccccagcaaataatatcatccccaacaagttttggagggtagagcagggaaggagaaaaggataaaccatcccagtaggagtatcacaaccaaccgccatgttttaaactaacaaattttgtttgatttgaaacaggtaaaggaaagggcattgatgccagaaatgcatgcacaagggatattatcaaactggggcagaaaattttccttccatttagaaaattttctggaagtcaggtacccattcggggaagaataaagataacaccagtctcaagaaagtggtctttgaaccagtgttgcccccaacataataagtttcaatggaggaagttgttccccagcagacagaacaaagggatgacactggtattcagaaaagcaaaaggccagtatgattcccagcagccttccgaagagtgaagcactagttttgaaggaatcaaaatcccccagcagtgttatcctcgacaacgTTATCCCTAgttgataacattttatcccccaacaggtaagtaaataattccccaacagtgttatccccagcagtttcgaggagtccaacacaagtttggtgaaaatcggtatcctcagctgtttctttcggggaaaggcaaaacgagtcttaagggaggtagtcttcgaaggaagaagctagcaaaaaaaaaagagaagaaaagaaaaaaaaagggaagtagtttgcagaggaatgaaacatcctacttaaaaggaagtagttttggaaggagtaagataacatatttactcagcagagttatcctcagcagtgttatccccagcagggttactcagcagttcgcagtgttatccccagcggatcatcgagatgtagaagcatcctcgacagagtttcgaccaaatttcaagagggtcggacaacccagagtgggtaaggaaggaaaggaaaattcatccccagcaaaataatccccagcaagttttgaggtaagacattttcaagttttgaggatattttgggttcatccgccctcgaataggatactttgggttcatccgccctcgaataggatactttgggttcatccgcccttgaataggatattttgggttcatccgccctcgaataggatattttgggttcatccgccctcgaataggattttattttaaaagttgtttaaatctcgccaacctaaagaaaggaatgacattttattttttaagttgtttaaatctcgccaacctaaagaaaggaatgacattttattttaaaagttgtttgttgaaatcaggagcccgcctgaagagaggaaagtcgttttatttttaaaagttgttgaaatcttgccaacctaaagaaatgaatggcattttatttttaaaagttgttgttgaagacaggcgcccacctgtataacgagaggaatacttttatgtttttcatttcatgttctaggtcgtccaccagtataatgtgggaatacatttctgttgtaggtcgcccaccagtataatgcgggaatacatttctgttttttcatttctgttctaggtcgcccaccagtataatgcgggaatatatttctgtcttttcatttctattctaggtcgcccaccagtataatgcgagaatacatttcatgttctaggtcgcccactagtataatgcgggaatacattcatgttctaggtcgcccaccagtataatgcgggaatacatttctgttctaggtcgcccaccagtataatgcgggaatacatttcatgttctaggttgcccaccagtataatgcgggaatacatttcttttctaggtcgcccaccagtataatgcgggaatacatttctgttctaggtggcccaccagtataatgcaggaatacatttctgttctaggtcgcccaccagtataatgctggaatacatttttgttctaggtcgcccaccaatataatgcgggaatacatttctgttctaggtcgcccaccagtataatgcgggaatacatttcatggtctaggtcgcccactagtataatgcgggaatacattcatgttctaggttgcccaccagtataatgcgggaatacatttctgttctaggtcgcccaccagtataatgcgggaatacatttcatgttctaggttgctcaccagtataatgcgggaatacatttctgttctaggtcgcccaccagtataatgcggtaaTACATTTCTATCTTTACATTTCtcttctaggtcgcccaccagtataatgcgggaatacatttctgttctaggtcgcccaccagtataatgcggcaatacatttttgttctatgtcgcccaccagtataatgtgggaatacatttctgttctaggtcgcccaccagtataatgcgggaatacatttctgttctaggtcgcccaccagtataatgttggaatacatttttgttctaggtctcccaccagtataatgcgggaatacatttctgtctttttatttctgttctaggtcgcccaccagtataatgcgggcatacatttcatatttttgcgttcaggcgcccacttgtataacgagaggaaatacttttgagtcttatactgcagatcttgaaatcagtaaccccaccagaaggtagaaggttacaacaggaatccccagcaggaaacaataaaaatccccagcaccgggaagcaaaaggttgcaacaagaggtcccagcacaaattcaggcgcatgagtcaaaaggaagaaaagacgcatcttcaaagaagcggcttgtgaacattaaatcatgcccatcgtaacaaatctgatgaagagaaccgtacccccagaggaaccgccgaaaagctaaatgaagaaagccatgtccccagcggaccaagcaaaatgatgaaaactggtattcaaaaaagcaaagggccagtgtcattcccaaatccacggaagaaaagcaccagaggaaacacaagccgacaagaaagcaaggcaacaagaacaaattttagtctagcctagcttcttgttttcttttaagcacggtgtaacaaggagatcggtaagcagtgataacagcatgcaacagcagtaacatcgcagtcccacggtagtcccagctaccaaaaacttcccgaactacattgacctgattcctgtttagcccaggatatgtaggaaacctttgaagcaaaggttcggttaaatctttttcaaaaattgcttcacacggagtactcggatgggcaaaaatcgctcactttatctttgcacgaaaaacccttcgtgtcttcgggcaaagaggggcagctgtaagcacgtgatttttgccctatatgagaattactcccaaaaaattcaaaatcaaatgattttccttggtgtgcaattttgagaattttgtggcatttttggataattatttgtatttgtccgtgcatgtttatttgttaaattaataaaaacaaataaaaacatatgtcacattttgcatgtaggatttaattctataattgttagtaattaattttgttttacaaaaaatgaaaattacaaaaataggcatcttttgcatttttagcatttaatgtccaaatatacaattttatgcttaattgttacttaattatgcgttaattgttattgggagttaatttgcgcttttataacttaatttatttcttaataataatttaagtacttttataatttagttttagaaaaataaaagaagaaaagagaacaaaaatacaaagaaaaatcggattgggccacttcttcaaatttcaaccccaggcccaaataattgcccaaccttccccatgacccggtccacttcaaatcgggtcgacccggtccgccccataaacccaaatacccaacacccttcttcatttttcaaaacacaaaaacaaaacaaaaccctaaaaacaaaaaaagggatccgccccccccccaaccttggcttcttcttctccatctccaaaataatgacctcccatggctgcccttaccttcttctccaaaccttccAAACACCAACGTCCCTGGCTGCCCTTCACCAGCCCCATCGACGACCAACTCCTGCTCACCTCACGTCTTCATCTTCTTTACCCTCTCAAACGACCCCTCCatcgtccgccattgacgagcaacaATGTTGCTGCGTTTTTGCTCGTCGAACATCTGCTTCACATCGAGCTCCACCAtaccaccatgaacgaccccctCCAGCTTCATGTTCTTCGCAACGCACCCAGCAGGTCCTAGCCTCCATCTTCGTCGTCGTCGAACCCGAACCAGTGGCGACCAAACCTGCCCGCGCCACCGTTGCTGCTGCCGTTCCAGCTGATCCAGCTTCTGCCTCGTCGAGCTGCTGTTGTTCGGCGTCGACCAGTTGCTGCTCTATTACAGCTTGAGCGCACCATGGCCAGGTGCTTCTGCTTGCAAGCTTCTTCGCGCAAGCAAACCAAACGCACCCCCAGCTGCTTCTATTTCATCACTACTGATTTGGCGTCAACTTCTTAAATtcgtgttcgtcgtcgtttgttcgatctttggtcgaggctcgtcaaaacagtccgtacatatttcgtttcgatccggttagtagattttgagttttattttgttttgatattctcgaatctaaaatcggcaaatgtttgttttgttcctgtctatcgtttgaattaattttttagtttgttcacgtgttttgttgatttaattttcagattttagatggaaatttaattagttgtttttcatgtttatgtcatgttaattttatttattttgtaaaaaaggaattgttagtttgatgtttgtcagattcaaattgaaatttaattgattatttcttcaatttgtttcatgttgttatgtattttccagaaattattaatgttatttgagtcatttaatccgtcatgtttgttgtttaaaaaatagatttagttcatgttcatctttgtttgaagttcatgtttaatccagtgatttaatgtgagtttatgtttgtttttgatttgttgatttagtttgaatcatgtattttgttgtttgtattgttgtatccttgctcatccattgatggtctaaattaaccaggattggttcccgatatggttaattcattccattaattttgagttgtgttgttcatcatatgatttgttgttgaagattgttgagaaattggtcatcttggctatattttggttaagttatgattaattgattgtttagagctgatgggggtagtttggtaaattgcaataaggtcggaggggtagtttggtaattgaacattattataattgcttatgtaggcatgggggacaaaatataatgggttggtgtttgatataattgtttaacataatgggggacaagacataatataGTGGAGgagaatattgtatttgtttatgttaggcatgtggGACAAATTGTTATGGGTTGGGGttgttgtatttatttaatgtaggcatgggggacaaagtttaaagtaaagaaaacattaagtagtgggacaaagcatgccttgggggaataattccgggttggggattcaagacaaagGTCTTGCtgtatatatagggtcatttgacacattaagGAGGAGGGAAAAATGACAGACGAGAGAACAGAGAGAGACAGAAAAATAGGGGAGTTTTTAGACAGACTTTTACATTTTGAGAGCTGGGGACTAAAAAAAACGGAAAGAGGACAGAAAAAAGATTTTAACAGAATAAAAGGAGGACAGATTTTTACACACATACTTTtactcttctgctttgactgcgattgcactttggtattgctgagttttcaatctgttactgggttattctactggttgttactggttttgcggtgttgctgaatctgttgttgctgtgttattactgctgttgatccctccttcttttgtttttgtactgccatttccaggtacacatttgtacactctcagcttgaagcgaaatgaaatattaattcgGCTCTGTTCCTgattgaattcctcctgtttagatttgtgtttgaatataattttcctttctttgtataaaaatgtagttgattgattaatgagtaatgaggttgcatatgtataactttttcatctaataatgttagtttaaattaattaaagaataATTAATTTGTTTCGATATTATTGAGTATCTACCTCATGTTCTATTTTtagtaaatgataaaatattgaataaaagcAATCCTTCCtggtacaaactcgattgcaattttccgttCGTGTtaaccgtaaactaataactaataagttcgactttttcagcatgtaattaattgagggattttcttttatttttagagacgaacttaatagaaaaaatgtagtcactataggtttatccttttaaataaaatgagacgagcctcgccaaataaaacacacagattgcggggacctcacaaaaatatatgtgttaattacttagaattcgggagggccgttttgcaaatttcacggccttcccaaaataataacgcgatagtcgctttaggcgcgtgtttaatagtttactttcttaagcttgggtgtgcatttcatgcgacccaaattcaaatcccaaaacatcaaataaaatgtgttccggattgtgggtgcatttcatgtgacgcagtccaaagacgtgttttaaacgatgttcacattcttttaaaaataataataataaagtggtaaaaagttaaaattggcacatcggttcataatcgtattaaaattagataaataagccgaatataacagttgagcgaccgtgctagaaccacggaattcgggaatgcctaacaccttctcccgggttaacagaattccttatccggatttctggtgcgcagattgtaatatggagtcattcttttcctcgattcgggattaaaattggtgacttgggacaccctaaatctcccaagtggcgactctgaaataaataaacaaatctcgtttcgattgtcctttaattggaaaaaactcccttgtaccctctcgggggcggaaaaaggaggtgtgacagctctggcgactctactggggaaaagactcagaaccactggttcagggttagaaattcgagctttagatgaattggtcgcctccatggaatggaccgtattaccctctcgagcaaatAGTGCCATgcttggaacaagcttttcaccaagctgatacgatATAGGGGACtacagaagaggaagcactagttgggttgaagaatttgttcttggaagatgaggacatggactgtagtgccataattgaggaggaggaagaagaaggcctcaccattcagactgtaaAGAAGGGAGATATTCTCAggaattggactgccacaccatcccgagcctgccgagtccctgggtagttTGGCAGATTTTTCTTCTATaaccattctaggcatttaagatttccagtAATTTTGATTTAcctatttcaaaataaatgctcgattcatttGTACTCGTCTAAATGAttttttggttttaatcaaatgcatttgctctttattatttattactatttctacactttttctttcacaacgttattattacttttactgatgaaccagtgactgtgacatttaatgaggcaacacaatatgagaatagtgattcagatgaaaaagatgagatacccgaggaagttgtcacggaggttgaaaattttaagaataagcctaagtccaatctggatgaaacagaagcagtaaatttgggagatgccgAGACTGTCAAGGaaactcgcatcagcattcacttgtcaccaatagagaaggaagagtacatccgtttcctaaaagaatataaggacattttcgcatggtcatatgatgacatgaccggtttgtgCACGTCcgtagtggctcacaagttgcctactaatccatATGTCCGCAAGTAAAGCAgaaacttagaaaattcaaacccgacatgagtttgaaaattaaggaggaagttaccaaacaGATCAAAGTCAAAGTTCTAAGGGTGGTTTGAatacccaacttggttagctaacattgtaccagttccgaagaaggatgggaaggtcagagtatgtgttgactatcggaatttaaacagagcaagtcccaaggacgacttcccactaccaaacatacacattttgatcgacaattatgccaagcatgaactccaatcctttgtggattgcttcgcaggttatcaccagatctggatggatgaagaagatgcagaaaaaatAGCTTTTATCACATCTTGGGGGGTatattgctacaagatgatgccatttgatcTGAAAAATGatgggctacttacatgagagccatgacaactatcttccatgatatgatacacaaggagataaaggtgtatgtggatgacatcattatcaaatccaagagggccgcagatcacatagcggacttgagaaagttctttaataagctaaggaggtacaacttgaaactaaaccccacaaaatgtgcattcggggttcccacataaaattattgggattcatcgccAATCGttgagggatcgagctggatccatctaaagtcaaagctattcaggagttaccaccaccttagagcaaaaaggacgtaatgagcttcctagAACATTTCAACTACAttagtcgattcatagcacagtccacagtcatatgtgaacccattttcaaaatactgaggaaagatgccgaaacaagctggatagaggattgtcagaaagtttttgataagatcaaggagtacctgtccacaccaccagttctggtcccgccagaaccagaatgacctttgctactctatctatctgtattggatggagccttcggatgtattttgggacaacatgatgagacaggaagaaaggagcaggccatatactacttgagtaagaagttcacaccttacaagGAATGGtactctctgctggaacgcacttgttgtgctttgacctagacaactcagaaattgaggcactacttctttgcctacactacatacctcatatccagtatggaccctctgaagtacatattccagaaacccatgccaactggaaagttggccaaatggcagatactattaagtgagttcgatatcgtctacgtaactcaaaaggcggtcaaaggacaagcattggcagatcaccttgctaaaaatccggtgggagaagcatacgaacctttgaaaacatattttcctgatgaagaagtgtcattcataagggaagacattaccgaagcatacgacggttggaggatgttctttgatggagctgcaaatttcaaaggagggGGCATTGAAGCAGTATTGGTATCAaaaataggtcaacattatccggtatctgctaaactcagatttccctgcactaacaacatggtagagtatgaagcctgcatactatgGCTCAACATGACAATCGACATGAACATTTAGGAGCTGTTGGTAATTTGTaattcagatttgcttgtacaCCAAGTACAAGGAGattgggccaccaagaattccaagatattttcatacctgcaccatgtgcaggaattgagaaagaggttcacgaagatagaattccgacatatgcccaaaattcagaatgagtttgccgatgcattggccaccttgtcatctatgatattCCGACatatgcccagaattcagaatgagtttgccgatgcattggccaccttgtcatctatgatacaacatccagataagaattatattgatcccattctggtgaAGATCCATAATCatccggcatattgtgctcatattgaagaagaaacagatggaaagccttggttccatgacattaaGGAGTATTTGTCGAAGGGAGAATATCCAGaccatgcaaaccacactcagaaatgcacactccgga
This genomic stretch from Nicotiana sylvestris chromosome 9, ASM39365v2, whole genome shotgun sequence harbors:
- the LOC138877899 gene encoding uncharacterized protein; amino-acid sequence: MPKIQNEFADALATLSSMIFRHMPRIQNEFADALATLSSMIQHPDKNYIDPILVKIHNHPAYCAHIEEETDGKPWFHDIKEYLSKGEYPDHANHTQKCTLRRMSNHFFHSGGNLYRRTPDLGLLRCVDAKEAFKVLEDVHAGTYGPHMIGFVLAKKILRAGYFWMTMETDCIKYFRK